Genomic DNA from Desulfatiglans anilini DSM 4660:
CGCTTCCAAAGGGTGATGCGGGCCGTTGAGCGCACCAGCGACAAACGCGGTCAACTGCTGCTCAAACCGGACATCGAGGTGGAGGCCTGGTGGACCACGCTCGATCTGCCGGATGAAAAGGTGATCCGGCTTTACGAGGACCACGCCACCAGCGAGCAGTTCCACAGTGAGATCAAATCCGACATGGACATGGAACGCCTGCCATCGGGCAAGTTCGCCACCAATGCCCTGATCTTGACTTTGGCCGGTCTGGCCTACAACATCCTGCGTTTCATCGGGCAGTTGGGCCTCGTCGGAGACCGGTCGCCCTTACGCCATCCGGCCAAAAGGCGCCGCATCAAAACGGTCATCCAGGAACTGATGTATCTGGCTGCGCGGCTGGTCACAACCGGCCGGCGTTTGAAAATCGTCTTCAGCCGACATTGTCCGGCTTTTGAAGCCTTCGGGGCTGTGTACAACCGCCTGGCATGCGGCTAGATCCGCAAACCAGGAAGTTTCATCAACCAAGATAGGTTATCTCAGGGTGAATCATGCCTAAAAAAAGCCATAAAACATAAATATTTAGCAAAGAGCATAAAGAAGGACTCAAATAGTGGGTGTAAAAGCTTCAGAACACTCACATCTACCGGCGGACAGGTCGATATTACGCTTCTGAGCCTGAAACCGGACGACTGTTTACTGGAGTCTCACGGATTCAGGACCTTGTTAAGAAAGCATCGGAAGATAGACAGCGCTCGCCCATCAAAGACTTGCTTTCACACAGATCAATCACTGAAAAAAAATGCGATTAATAATTTAAATAATAGGCAGATACCATGAGAAAATGACTGAACACAATCCTAAATATGGAGAAAAAAATGCCTAGGGCAAACCGACACTACATTCCAGGTCACGCATGGCATCTCACACACAGATGCCATAAAAGAGAGTATCTGCTGAAATTCTCCAGGGATCGGCAGGGATGGATCCATTGGCTTTTCGAAGCCAAGAAGCGATATGGATTGACCATCCTGAATTACACCGCAACCTCCAATCACATTCACTTGCTTGTCTATGACCAAAACGGTGGAGATACCATTCCAAAAAGTATTCAGTTGGTAGCAGGACGTACGGCTCAGGAGTATAATCAAAGAAAAAATCGAAATGGCGCTTTTTGGGAAGATCGCTACCACGCAACAGCCATACAAACAGATAGTCATTTGGTTCAATGTCTTGTTTACATAGATTTGAATATGGTCAGGGCCGGCGTCGTCAAGCATCCATGTGACTGGCCTCACGGAGGCTATAGAGAAATCCAGGAAAA
This window encodes:
- a CDS encoding transposase produces the protein RFQRVMRAVERTSDKRGQLLLKPDIEVEAWWTTLDLPDEKVIRLYEDHATSEQFHSEIKSDMDMERLPSGKFATNALILTLAGLAYNILRFIGQLGLVGDRSPLRHPAKRRRIKTVIQELMYLAARLVTTGRRLKIVFSRHCPAFEAFGAVYNRLACG
- a CDS encoding transposase encodes the protein MPRANRHYIPGHAWHLTHRCHKREYLLKFSRDRQGWIHWLFEAKKRYGLTILNYTATSNHIHLLVYDQNGGDTIPKSIQLVAGRTAQEYNQRKNRNGAFWEDRYHATAIQTDSHLVQCLVYIDLNMVRAGVVKHPCDWPHGGYREIQENPKRYRLIDREVLMHLLGIRDGDQLTLSHQRWVEKALQTTENVREERWTESVAVGNLSFIEDIKEKLGERGVGRKVVESRKSCELRECRFPYNGDSDPENAVLRLENEIFWDDSQLISTR